In Brachypodium distachyon strain Bd21 chromosome 5, Brachypodium_distachyon_v3.0, whole genome shotgun sequence, the genomic window TTTATGGGAAGAGGTGGAGTAGAGATTTGGAAAGCACAGACACCTGTAAGCCCGAAGATGATCGTACGATGGGTGAACACCGTGTAGGCGAAACGAAGGGGTGACGAAATTGATGGATCTGGATGGGCGTAGATTTAGGAGATGGGTGGCGGTGTGCAATGCTTCGACCCAAAAATCAGGGGGGGAAATTGGCTTTAATTAGGAGAGTTCGGACGATGTCGTTGGTTGTACGAATAAGTCATTCGGCCTTGCCATTTTGAGGGGAGGTGTGGGTACAGGAGAGGCGGAAGCAAACTCTCCATTGGCTGAGAAAAAAGCACGAAGAGATTCGTTGAGGAATTCTCCCCCATTATCGCACTGCACACAAGAAATGATCACATGATATTGAGTTTTGATGAACGAGAAAAATTGCTGGAGCGTGATAGAAGTATCAGATTTACGTCGTAGGGGACAGGCCCAGGAATAGTGGGAGTAATCATCGAGAACAACTAAATAATAATTATAACCAAAGAAGCTGACTACAGGAGATGTCCACAAATCACAATGAATAAGCTGAAACGGAGCAGTAGTACTgaaggaagaggaagctgAAAACGGGAGCCATGGCTGCCATCCTAATGGACAAGCCTCACAGATAGGAGATGGTTTTGCTGCTTTATTACATGAAATAAGAAAATCTTGAGTGAGCCGAGAGAGGGACTGAGCGCTGGGGTGACCAAGCCGACGGTGCAAAGTGTCGGTGGAGGAGATAATGGAGAGAGCCGTGGGATTGCGAGCCTGTGCGCCGAAGAATGGGTAGAGCTCGCCGAGACTATTGGATCTCAGAAGAATTCTCTGTGTGGCTAGGTCCTTGACGGAAAAACCAAATGGGTCAAATTCAACAGAGCAAAGGTTGTCTATAGTGAATTTGCGCACGGAAATAAGATTCTTAACGATAGAAGGTGAGACAAGAACTTTGTATAAATAAAATGGTCGACGAGTAAGAGTAGTAGAACCAGTAGAGATGATAGGGAGATGAGACCCATTGCCAATGACTATGCCACTAGAAACAATGCTAGAAGGGGAATGACACGAGGTCAAGTTACCCGAACTGTTGGTGACGTGTGATGTCGCTACCGTGTCCATGAACCATTCGGCGCCAGACTGATGAGGAACAACGTTGCTGTGGGCGGCGGATTGGTCCCACGAGTACGCATACGGTGATTGAGGCGCTGGGGCCATTGGGGGCGGCATGGTGGCGTATGCCTGCGAGGGGACACCGGGGCGCGGCCCTAGAACGCCCGTGGCATTCGGCGGGATCCAGGCCGCTCGCGGCCATTGAGGTGCCGGAGTGCCCCATGGAACAGGGGCAAAATAGCCCATCCAGGGAGCCTGCTGGTTGCCGCGGCCGCCATTGTCACCACGGCCGCGACCACGTCCGCCCCGGTTGCTGCCGTTGTTCTGACCCCCACCACGGTTGCCGCCATTGTGTTGCCCTGCACCGCGTCCACCTTGATAGTTCTGGGGGCGGCCGGAGCACGATCATTGGAGGCATTGCCACCGTGATTCGGGTTGGAGGAGTTGTGGACGACGAGGACCTGGGGATTCGacgccttggccttcttcttgaGGGAGTTCTCAGCCAACTGAAGGCGAGATTGTGCCTGCATGAAAGACGGGAATGGATCGAGGGACGGCAGGAGTTCCTGCTGCACCTTGTAGCGCTCATCTAGCCCGTCGATCATCTGAAGAGTCAGGGACTTGTCGGAGATGGGAGCATCGATGTCGGCAAGGGCGTCGGCAACATTCTTGAGGCGGCGGCAGTACTCCTCGATGGAGAGATCTCCCTGGACGATGGAGCAAAATTCCTGGCTGAGCTGGAGTTCACGGCCAGGCTTGTTGGAGTGGAAGTAGAGGTGGATGCTTTGCCAGATGGAGTAGGCGGTGGCGTCCACTGACATGACGATGTCCTGCAGCGTTTCGGAGATGGTAGTGTACGTCCAAAGGACGGTCGTGGCGTCGGCACGGCGCCACTCCTCGTCCATCAGATGCGGAGAGGACTCCTCCTCGACATGGTGGCGGGCGCCAAACCTGGAGAGGAAGGCAAGGAAGAAGAGTTTCCACCGGGTGTAGTTGCCTTTGGCAAGATCCAGACGGAAGTTGATGTAGTTGGTGATGGTGACGCCATGCATGTTTTGGtagggggagggagggaggtcTGAAGATTTGGAGCCGGAGGTCTCAGATTGGGTGGTgagagaggaggcggcggcggcagcagcagcttcggcagcggcggcggcggcggtgtcagCCATCCGGTTTTGCTGAAGGCGAGATCGTGTCTGTGCTTTCCAAATCTCTACCCCACCTCTTCCCATAAATTAGCCCCATGATCCTCGCGTTGTGTTCTTATCGGATATCCACACGAACAGAAAGGGTATCGTTGCCTTGATCTAGCCTCCAGGCCTATTATTATTTCCCGGCATGTCATTTTCGACGATACCGTTTTTCCTTATTTTACTCCAGCGCCTAACAATTCTACCTCACAGATTAGTCCAGCCGCAGAAGATCGCACCTACCAAATCCCCCCCGGGATCCGTGCCGTTCCAGAGCCTTCCCCCACCAACCCAACCATTCCGCCATCGCCTCCGGGACCCACGCCATCTCCAGGATTCACCCAGGCGCAATCTACCCCGGGATCTGCGCCCCACTCACCAACCTCGGCATCATCCTCGTCCGCTGCGCCCACCGAGAGCCCCCCAACCACTCCACGCTCGTCACGTCGTGATCCTCTCCCGCCCAATGCCAAACTAGTATGTCCACTCGTAAATCCACACAAAATGGCAACCCGAGCGAAATCCGGATATCTCATGCCCAAACGACTCTTCAACGCTTTGACCACCAGTGCTTCCATCTCCCCAATTCCTGCCACCTATCGTTCTGCCCTTAAGGACCCCAATTGGCACGACGGTATGCTCGATGAATATATGCCTTAATGCAGAATGATACTTGGTCTTTGGTTCCTCATCCTGCAGGTGTCAAtgtcgttaccggcaagtggATTTATCGGCACAAGCTCCATCTAGATGGCTCTCTCGCATGCTACAAGGCAAGATGGGTCGTGCGGGGATTCACTCAACAACCAGGCATCGACTATGGCGAAACCTTCAGCCCGGTTGTGAAGCTGGCCACCATCCGCGTCGTCCTCAGCATTGCGACGTCCAACTCCTGGCCGCTTCATCAATTGGACGTCAAAAACGCCTTTCTCCACGGTAACCTCGAGCAAACTGTCTATTGCCAACAGCCATCCGGTTTTGCTGATCCCGCATATCCTGATCATGTGTGCCGCCTAAACAAATCACTCTATGGCCTAAAACAAGCTCCACGAACATGGTTTCATCGCTTCCAGCAATTTATTCATTCTCTGGGATTTGCTTCCTCCAACTGCGACACTTCTTTGTTCATCTTACACCAAGGGGATTCTGTGGCTTACTTGCTTCTCTACGTAGATGACATAATCCTTACTGCCAGCAACACCACATTTGTCAACTCTATTATACATTCCCTCGAGTGTGAGTTTTCCATGTCTGATCTTGGTGACATTCATCATTTTCTTGGCATTAATGTCCACCGCAACCCATCTGGCCTATTTTTGTCTCACCAACAATATGCTCTAGAAATTCTAGACCGAGCGAATATGCTTAATTGCCATGCTATCTCCACTCCCATTGACACACGCTCAAAACTTTCCAGTTCAGATGGCAAACAGTTCGCAGATCCCACCCTTCATCGTAGCATCGCTGGAGCTTTGCAATATCTTACTCTTACTCAGCCAGACATAGCATATGCTGTTCAGCAAGTTTGTTTATTCATGCATGATCCGCAGGACAGTCATTTTCAGTTGATCAAGAGAATTTTGAGGTACATCAAGGGCACATCTCACTTCGGGCTTCAGCTACACAAATCCTCCACGCATGATCTCATTGCTGATAGCGATGCTGGCTGGGCGGGCTGTCCTGACACTAGAAGATCCACATCTGgatttgtgtttttcttggtTCAAATATTGTGTCATGGTCATCGAAGCGGCAACAAACGGTGTCCAGATCCAGTGCTGAAGCCGAATACAGAGCAGTAGCAAACTGCATTGCCGAATCTTGTTGGCTGCGCCAGCTTCTGACTGAGCTACATCGCCCTCCTCGCCGAGCTACTCTTGTGTATTGCGACAATGTCAGTGAAATGTATCTCTCCTCCAACCCGGTCCAACACCAGTGCACCAAGTATGTGGAGATTGATCTCCACATTGTCCGTGACCGGGTAGCCCTTGGAGAAGCCAAGGTTCTGCATGTGCCTACATCTTCTCAGTTTGCGGATATATTTACCAAGGGGCTTCCATCGTCAGTCTACAATGATTTCAGGTTCAGTTTAAACGTCGTTCCATCCGCCGTTCTCACTGCGGGGGTGTAGAAATATGTAGTAGACTGTTTCCTAGGATTCTATTGTAACTACTTGTACGATTGTTATGGCCATGCGTGTCCTGCATGTGCGCCCCACTCTCCATCTCATGTATTTATACCCTTGTAACTGAATCAATACAATCACGGAGAGTTTCAGAATTCAGCTAGAGGAATGACcttttcgaagaaaaaaaatgcactcaAGCGGCTGCTCACACTAGCAATTTCTAGTAGtacaagattttattttggagATTGCTTCTTGTCCGTCGATTCTGTGAGGACCAAATCGGAGGAGATCCTGCTTGCCCACGTATTGGCGAAAAATACACGCTTTCGTGTATGGGCTAGCCAAAATTTTGTTACTCAACCAAGCACATTCAGAATATACGCATTCAACATGAAGACACAGAGTTTTGACATGTGGGGCCATTCTGTCATAATGGCCGAAAATCGTAGTAAGAGTAAAATCGTGTCAAAAGTTGTTTACATATGATAAAACAAAAATTGTTTGCTAAACGAGGTAACACAAACTCTCTCAGAGTGGGCAATAAAAAGGGAAATTCACTTAAAAAATATCAGAAAACTGAAATCAACCGTAAGAAAGTTGAACACATGCGAACACGGTGTAACCGTCCATAAACACACGGGAAGGTCCACACCGAAATGACACTAAAAGACCGTCACTCTCAAGTTGACCCCTGCCCTGACGCTGCGTTCCTGGACCCGCCAACCACTATCAGCAGCCATCTCCGTCACCACGACAGCGTCAGATCACATGATGTTACGACGTAACAACAGACCAGAGCTGCTGATCTAGGCCAAAGCGACTTTTTTGTCTCATGTTACTTTGTGTTAGTTACGCGCCCACTAGTCTCGCGCCGGTGCATATCATAGTAGTACGCCACCACCCCTCGATCTGGCACACCTACCAATGTGCAGTGTATACCATATCGTCCTTCTCTGTGGCAAGCGCGCATAGCCGGGCAACAACCATCACGAGCTATTGGCCAGCGAAGATCAACTGGGTGACGATGGCCAGCAGCAAACCACCGGCATCatcatcggcggcggccgtggacgCGGAGGTGGTCATCGTTGGCGCCGGGATCGGGGGGCTCGCGACCGCCCTGGCGCTGCGCCGGGTCGGCGTGGGCGTGGCCCGGCCTGGCGGCGTTCTGGTCCTGGAGCGGCACCCCGAGCTGCGCTCCACGGGCGCCGCGCTCACCATCTTCCCCAACGGCTGGTTCGCGCTCCGCGCCCTCGGCGTAGCGCACAAGCTCACCTCCCGCTACGATGCCTTCGAAACGTACGTACGCGTCCCTTGCGAGTATCAGCTGAAAGAAAGCAAACTTACTGCAGGCAGCAGCACATACATATGCCCAGCTTGCGTGTTTCCATTTTATCTGACCGAGATAGTTTTCCTGGGTGCGATTTGCTCTAATCAGTTGTTTTTACTGCGCGCAGATCCCGAGTGACCACTCTTGAAACTGGAGAGACGCAGGTATTCCGCTTTGCCGGAGACAAAAGCAGGTTGGTTGAATCCACGGACTGTAGCCTAGTACGGCTTCTTTCCGATTCTTAGTCTGAAACTCAAAAGTCTGATCAACTGCGCTGAACCGATTAAGAACTAGCGACGACGTCAGAGTGAGGCCGATGCATCGAAAGGCGCTGCTGGAGGCGCTCGCGGAGGAGCTCCCTGCAGGCACCATCCGGTTCTCTTCCAAGCTCGTCTCCATCAGCACCGAGACGGCCGAGGGTTCGCCGGACATCGCCGCCCTACGGTTAGACGACGGCACGGTGATCCGCGCCAAGGTACGCCATCGCAACGCAGCACTCACATGGGCACATTATTCcccttccaaaaaaaacatgtgcacATTATTAGAGTCGACATTTAATTAAGCATGACTAGCGGTGGTTTACAAGTCGTGTTATAATACGTTCTTGATTAATTAATAAGGTGGTGATCGGTTGCGACGGGGTGCACTCGGTGGTGGCGGAGTGGCTGGGCCTGTCCGAGCCGGCGAGCTCAGGCAGGTCTTGTGTCCGCGGGCTGTCCGTGTTCCCGGACGGCCACAACCTGAAGAAGGAGCTCCGGCAGTTCCTCTCGGAGGGTCTCAGGGCCGGCATGGTGCCCATCAGCGACACTGACGTCTACTGGTTCCTCGTCAACAACACCATCGGCGCAGGCAAGTTAACCCCAAAACGTGTCCAGTCGATCGCTACCGATTCAGAATCAACGGAATTAAGCTTTCTTCTGCCTTGGAACACTGCAAAACTGAAAGTAATCGAGCTGCAGAGAAAGAAGCCGGCGCGGACCCCGTGAAGATCCTGCGGGAGGTGACCGACAACCTGGGCAGGAACATGCCGGCGGAGTACCTGGACGTCGTGCGCCACTCCGACCACGGCAACCTCTCATGGGCTCCCTTGCTGTACCGGCCACCGTGGGCCATCCTGAGAGGCCCAGCAGCCCGCGGGCCGATCACGGTGGCCGGGGACGCGTTCCACCCGATGACGCCTGACATGGCACAGGGCGGGTGCTCGGCGCTGGAGGACGCCGTGGTGCTCGCCCGGGCTCTGTCGCGGACGGACGTGCCACCTGCCGATTGCGTGGCCGCCTACGTGGCAGAACGACGTGGCCGGGCGGCCTGGCTGGTCGCCGGGGCCTACCTGTCCGGCTGGGTCCAGCAGGGTGGGACCAACGTGCGGGGCTTGTGGGCGTACCTGGTCAGGATGTTTCGTGACTGGATCTTTTACAGGTTCTTGTTCCCAAAACTAGCGGATACAATGTGGTTCGACTGCGGTGATCTGGTGCCGCGGACGGAGGATGGCAAGCGCCACTTGGAGTAAATTGGATGTTTGTACTCCGTTCATTATACAGTGTGTCCTAATCTGGGAACCTTCAGTATACTCGGTGGATCACTGAACATAATGGGAGGATGAGAGTAACTGCAGTCCATAATTTCAGATATCAGCGTAGTACAGTACAAGTCCTCGGTTGGTTGCATGCGCAGGATGATCTATAGTCTACCTGATGCATATCCAGCCAAAGAAGACACTTGCCACTgttgctgtaaaaaaacatACTTTCCACTGCTTAAGCAAGTACCAGCCCTTTTCTAAAACAAAATGAGACTCCAATCGTCAacaaattttagttcaaatttctGTTGGTATTCATTTGTcccgacaagaattatgggacggctTTCGCAAGCTGTGAGATGGAACGACAGGAGGCCTGAGAGCCTGGCCCTGGGGAGGCTTGCTGGGCTCAAGAGATGGTTGTTGGCCCGAAGGAGACATGtctcgtttttttttgttttactttgAAAGGCTTTCTGAATCAACTGAGCAATGTTGCCTTTGAGAAGGTCACCATGTTGAAAAAACAAGCTAGTCACCCCACAGAGCAACCAGAGCTCGAGGTGTGTACTGATTCCACTCAAATTTCGCTGCCAAGACATCTCCAAATACAAGTCAAATATGAGCACTAAATTTGACTAGtaaatttaaaatttgaattacaCGCAATTGATGCCTAGCCATTTTGTTGGATGAGAAAACCTTCACACACCCTGTATGTATCGGTGAGTGGCCAGGTCTAATGTTTCAAGTCGTTTTCGTTATTTTTTATGTGTGATGTCTCTACCATTTTAGGGATTTACGCCCCCGAGCACAGGGGATGTGAGTACGTCCCGTTTTGCAAAGGAGTTAGGATTTCACGCATACGTGAGCGAGGGATATAACAAGATGATAGTATTTCACGCATCCATCGTGAGGAATATAACGCTTCCCAATCGAGATATTGATATGGCATGAAGGAGGCGCCACTTGATTCAACATCCCATTCTAGGTCTTGAGGTTAATACTGTCGATGTGGCATAAACATGTGGATCAATGAACACCAATAATTCTCATCAGaagttgtcaaaaaaaatcccaCCCGAATGGTATCATCTTAACTTATAAAATAAATGGTTGAAATGACAATAAGATAATTTTACATTCAATCGAATTTAACGGAACAATTGCTTTTGTCATGGAATCCATAATTGTCATATTCCTGAACGTGAGAATTCTGAGTCACTGAGTGTATTACCGACTTATCGCTGATTTCTTCAAAGGATGCaaaggccggtccttgccccccccccccccccccgccccacACACACCGGAGCTAGGCACGGGGTGCTGCAGGATGGCCACCTTGTCCAAAGGGTGgagaggccggtccttgccccCACCGGAGCTAGGCACTGGGCGCTCTAGGATGGCCACCTTGCCCGGCGGCAGCCCGTGCATGAGCAGCCATACAAAGAACCTGCTAGCAGAGGAGGCGGACGAGCATGCCACGGCAGCGGACGACACCTGGCCTCGGGTGATGAGAGGAGGGTATTGGCGTGGCAGGCGGCGAAGAGGATGCGGGAGCTTGAGTGCGGGCACGAGCGGCTAGGAGGGAGGCGACGCAGGGAACAGGGAAGGGAGGAGGCAGCGGTGGTTTTGTCGAAGAAgacggcagcggcaggcgagacggaggtggaggaggccaTGGGTGGCGCTCTAGATTCGGGTGGGCGGTGGGTGAATGGTGGCAGTGAAGCGCAGGAGGTCGGTGTGGATGAGGGGACGGGCGGCTGCGCGGCGTCGGGGCGGAGGCGAGCGTTCGGCCGTAGAAGGTGGAGCAGCATCGTGGCAACCAAAGCGCCGCCGCAGCTATTGGGCTGGcagatggagagagagagcgtgGGGAGGGGGGGCAAACTTGCAGAAAAACCTAGATCCGTGGCACGACGGGACAGCGCCTTGGGTCCCAACTCAGCAGGAGGCAAGGCGAGATGCGGGTCGAGGACTCGGGGATGAGTCGGGGAGAGATCCGTGGAAGGAGACGCAAAATTGCAGTTTAGTCGAAACCTTGGAAAACAAACCCAGTTCCGTCCTTTATTTGGATGGCGGGTtgaattaacaaaaaaaatgaaggggcaaattgcaaaattcaaggacggacgacgacgaaggaagcGTTCCTTCCTTTATTATTTGGGTAGATGATACGAAGAATATACTTTTGCAATCATTTGATATAAACTAGCAGAATGCCCATGCGCTGCCACGGCCCAGGAAAGCCACTTTTgggttttctatttttttctctttttcttttttcgtcTTGGGCCACACCCGTTCTTCCTCTTGGGCCAGCTTCCCCAAGAGTGTCCCACCCATGCCCGCACGAGTGCTCgtgcccgtcttcctcctcgcgccaaAAGCAGCACACGCACGCGCTGGCCGCCGCACTCCCCACTTTCGACGACGCCTCCTCGACCCTCAACCCGTACATGTGCTCTGAACCGTATCCCACTgcccttcctttccttttcccctCCTCAATCATCCCTCATAATCACGGCTGAACCGCCTTAGCGCGTGTTGTCGTAGCGGCTCCCGTTGGCCCAGATCAACACGCCGGGGATGAGGGCGGAGAGAACGAACATGTTCCCTTGTTTTCTGTGGAATTAAACGGATGCTGAACCGCCTTAGCGCGAATTGTCGTAGTGGCTCCCGTTGCCCTAGATCAATACGCCGGGGGATGAGGGCTGAGAGAACGAACATGTTCCCCTGTTTTCTCTGGAATTAAATGGTGCATGATAAGATGGAGCCTGCaggccagcgccgccggctcTCGGATGGAAGGAGGCACCGCATGCTGGACCATATTTTTTGTAAGAATCAATCTGCCGCTGCACCTACAGATAATGAGCATTAGCAAAGCGGCGGAGCAAGGTCGAAGGTGTGAAGAGATACCTTTGGGCTTTTAATTGGGTTTTCTTCGCTGCGTCAGGGGAAGTATTTTTTATGTTGGATTAGGAAGGGTCTCCTATTGGGCTGCGCCAGGAGAGGGGAGCTCGACGTCTGGAGCGCACGGAGGAGTGATTTGCGTGCGGGCGAATGAGGTGGGTCTCGAGAGCTTGATGAAAATAAGGGAGAAAAAAAGGTGGAACGATGCGTATTTTTTACTTTGATTCGGTGCGATCCTAGGGActcacaaattttatgaaaagtttgacagacgacggtaAAAgaaacggtccgtattttttagataggcaTAGATAATGAACGGACGTAACAAGAACTAAACTTGTCTAAGATACCCAGAAGATCATGCAGAAAACACCAAAGATTCAACTTTTGTTTTGCGAAAACCAAAGATTATTCAAGTAACGATTGCTGTTTAGGATAAAAGCCTTTAATTGGTCAGATCTGGCAACAACTGACACATCTGCGTCGTCTATTGTGTGTCCATTGACAACTAAGCCAAAGATGGGACTGATGTATATGTAGGTAGGATTCTGCTGAGGCGCATGCCAGTATGCAGTTATATTATTATTACATAATGTTCCACGGGGGAAATAAAACACGTACGTATATGTACGCGCGGGAGAGCACGAGTGCACGACGTACAGTAGTTACACGCGCAGGCACACTACACACAACCTGAATACTCCGCACAACGCACAACGGCACAACATATATGCACGCGGGAGCAACACACATGCCGAAACGTACAAATACTGAGCCCAATACGCACAAAAAACCCTGGCTCTTATTTGAGAGAAACGCGCGCGCGCAAGGCACAGATCCATCAGCTAGCAGCAAAAGCTAGCCGAAGAAGtggtgcttcttcttcccctccccGCGGCCGgactcctcgtcctcctcggcgtcctccctGGACTCCTTCTTCTCGTG contains:
- the LOC100836731 gene encoding monooxygenase 2 isoform X1 codes for the protein MASSKPPASSSAAAVDAEVVIVGAGIGGLATALALRRVGVGVARPGGVLVLERHPELRSTGAALTIFPNGWFALRALGVAHKLTSRYDAFETSRVTTLETGETQVFRFAGDKSRTSDDVRVRPMHRKALLEALAEELPAGTIRFSSKLVSISTETAEGSPDIAALRLDDGTVIRAKVVIGCDGVHSVVAEWLGLSEPASSGRSCVRGLSVFPDGHNLKKELRQFLSEGLRAGMVPISDTDVYWFLVNNTIGAEKEAGADPVKILREVTDNLGRNMPAEYLDVVRHSDHGNLSWAPLLYRPPWAILRGPAARGPITVAGDAFHPMTPDMAQGGCSALEDAVVLARALSRTDVPPADCVAAYVAERRGRAAWLVAGAYLSGWVQQGGTNVRGLWAYLVRMFRDWIFYRFLFPKLADTMWFDCGDLVPRTEDGKRHLE
- the LOC100836731 gene encoding monooxygenase 2 isoform X2, with amino-acid sequence MASSKPPASSSAAAVDAEVVIVGAGIGGLATALALRRVGVGVARPGGVLVLERHPELRSTGAALTIFPNGWFALRALGVAHKLTSRYDAFETSRVTTLETGETQVFRFAGDKSSDDVRVRPMHRKALLEALAEELPAGTIRFSSKLVSISTETAEGSPDIAALRLDDGTVIRAKVVIGCDGVHSVVAEWLGLSEPASSGRSCVRGLSVFPDGHNLKKELRQFLSEGLRAGMVPISDTDVYWFLVNNTIGAEKEAGADPVKILREVTDNLGRNMPAEYLDVVRHSDHGNLSWAPLLYRPPWAILRGPAARGPITVAGDAFHPMTPDMAQGGCSALEDAVVLARALSRTDVPPADCVAAYVAERRGRAAWLVAGAYLSGWVQQGGTNVRGLWAYLVRMFRDWIFYRFLFPKLADTMWFDCGDLVPRTEDGKRHLE